In Mangifera indica cultivar Alphonso chromosome 1, CATAS_Mindica_2.1, whole genome shotgun sequence, a single genomic region encodes these proteins:
- the LOC123193347 gene encoding uncharacterized protein LOC123193347, whose amino-acid sequence MASSSSHKMRLSLAEQVRTIEEDQEEEEEEERRDWLQLGLGLGFNSSGQKKQEHYQSKRNPVSVSPASLPSPFSKLHSMHHHKEIELGLGLELELGLGFDNSGISCKNVAPICNNNHNKKLREDLDEVGQYYDDEDHDLDYDDDISSGNFLDWQYPKFNDSHHNSTTRRPHPGLWFTLISFTNRVGQVLPQIPKAYIRVKDENMTVYMVKKYLVRKLGLSNEDEIDMVCMGQNLLPTQTLKLVRDAVWLPGLMQSINNSTTLVFTGPQGKPINHLMQLHYGRRCLL is encoded by the exons atggcttcttcttcttcacacaAAATGCGCCTGAGCCTAGCGGAACAAGTGAGAACAATTGAAGAagatcaagaagaagaagaagaagaagaaagaagagattGGCTTcagttagggttagggttaggtTTTAACAGTTCTGGgcaaaagaaacaagaacatTATCAATCAAAGAGGAACCCCGTTTCAGTTTCCCCTGCTAGCTTACCTTCTCCTTTCTCAAAGCTTCATAGTATGCATCATCATAAAGAAATAGAGCTAGGTTTAGGGCTAGAATTAGAGTTAGGGTTAGGATTTGATAATAGCGGTATATCTTGTAAGAATGTGGCTCCGATTTGTAATAATAATCACAACAAGAAGTTACGGGAAGATCTAGATGAGGTTGGTCAGTATTATGATGATGAAGATCATGATCTAGATTatgatgatgatatatcatcaggTAACTTTCTTGACTGGCAATATCCCAAGTTCAATGATTCCCATCATAACTCAACAACAAGAAGACCCCACCCTGGTTTGTGGTTTACTCTTATCTCTTTTACCAACAG GGTTGGACAAGTACTGCCTCAAATACCAAAGGCGTATATTAGAGTGAA GGACGAGAACATGACAGTTTACATGGTTAAAAAGTACCTGGTTAGAAAGCTTGGTCTCTCCAACGAAGATGAG ATAGATATGGTATGCATGGGGCAGAACTTGTTGCCAAcacaaactttgaagctagtgcGAGATGCTGTTTGGCTGCCGGGATTAATGCAATCCATAAATAATTCAACTACTCTAGTCTTTACAGGGCCACAAGGCAAGCCGATTAATCATTTGATGCAGTTGCATTATGGAAGACGATGCCTCCTTTGA